The segment TTCGAACGGTACTAGTGGCACTCGGCAGTAGTTGAACATATGGTCATTTGTCACAAAAGGTCACGTTTACAGCCTTAGAAATGCGCAACCAACAAAAAAGGCATGTTAGGATGGAAATGCACACAAGGAAAGCTTTTTGCGAAAGATACGATCTACACGTCTTTTACGGTCTTAAATATTATGATATCCGATAGGTAACCATAATGTATTGATGAAAGTCGATGGAATATTCTTGTCAAGTGACCAAAAAGGGggcactaaaattaaaaaaaaaactaaaataaaataattcgtttttctGGAAAGTGACGGAATTGTATTAGTTTTTTGCTTATTAGATTTTCTTATCGCCCGCTAACACAGAATTTTacctaaaattcaaaattttttgtaaattgatgTTTAAACATGTTTCTTGAATAAAAGAGTTTGTGTTTAAGCGTTCATACGGGGCCTAAGTGCCTCCTTAAAAAATACACTACACATGTAAGGATATGTTGGTTAAATAAAACCCAAAGTTAAAATACGAGCTATTTGCGGTGCCTTTAACTTATTGTTATCAACATATTTGCTGACGAGTTGAACTTTAAGCACTAGCCCAGGATTGACCACAATAACTTCCGTACTGGGTTTTGCATTTTGAACATACCTATTCCTTTACGTTAAATGCAGTAAGTATACGTATGAATATACAATAGTAACACAGTCATAATGATTTAATTAAGGATTATGTTATTAGCAAACCTCCATATCAGTGCTCGCTATTTGAGTAAATCCCCGAGTACTAAACCACTCCGCTTGGTCGTTTCTTAAATTATGAACTCATTAAATAATCCATTAATAAGTAACGAAGgactttctctctttctcgtTCTCCCCCACGATTTgcattttgcaacaaatgatacAACTACTAAATAACAACTGCAGTGCATTTAACGTAACTTTGCTTTGGCGGGTAAGGATTATTTGAGGTCACGGAACAATTTGTAAAGTCTTACGTGCAAAGATAATTTTACAGTTTGAAATACTTTGCCAACCCAAACAGCTTTCTAAGGCAGGTTTAATACTGAAAGTTGGTTTCTGGGCAAACTTTTTTGATAGCCAATGTTGAACTGTAGGCAATAAGTCAGCTAAAGATGAGTGTACAGATCTacagtataaaaaaaatgaaaagaccGAATTTCAGTATACTAGACGTGCATATTTGGGAGTGTTTAATAATTATCTACCTGaatctgaactaacccgaacctACCAGAAGTTGGCAAATAGGTAGAAAATTCCTGATTGGTTCATTTTCAAAGTGCGCGGTTATTTTAAGTCGCCTCAAGTCTAGGACTAACTTGAGTCCCTCTTTGCCCACCGGTGCTCTTCtttctttaaaacctttttttgagAGTGACGCAGCAAtagtgattttattttaaaataaaaatgaataaaaaacaaaactttgccTTGAGAAATGCTCCGATGATTGAGGCATGGAAGCTTCTTCCACCGCTTAACGTTCGCGCTTGCTTACCTTCATTGACGAATGTTCATGTTAGAATATAcacacatatacatatatattcgTCTGAGCAGGAACGAGAACAcgatgaaattaatttgaagatTCGCTTGCTTTTTTGGGTATATGCGATACTGAATTTacacttatttttcaatataaataaaaattattatacttACGCCCTCTTCctcgaaatatttcattatagTCCTTGAAATTAGTAATATTAGCAACGGATTCTTCTTCCGGATCGGTACCCGAAGTGCTCTCTTCTATTGTCTTCACATCCATACTCCTCGTCTTCAAACTGACAGGGCGGTCCGTCTTCGAAAAGCTTTTCCTCACACTTGTATTTTGTACAAAAGGACTTGGAGGTGAAACTGAATCCGAGGTCCCTTCCATGGGATGACATTTTTTCAGTTCTACTACATACACTTGTACGTGGTTTAAGTAAAATGAGGCTCCCaccttaaaattcaaaaggcATAAGTTAGACAAATGGGAAATCTCACAAAGAATttgtttcgaaaatgtttacTACAGGGActctttaaataattatgcAGGGGATCCAAAAAACATTAGTAAAAATGAGTATTGGTGTTACAGGATAAAAAAATAGAGCGATTCAGCTAATGCTTGCAGTCTTATGCAAAAGTAgctcgtttttattttcaattaggagtaaatttcacagtttttttatttacagctAACGTTGTTCCTCGGGTTTTTTTTAGGAacgataaattaatttaaaatattttgttcaaactGGCTAATAGGTAACGCTACCTGAGCCTTATTGAGGTAAAAAATCGATCTAACCTTTTTGTCAGCATTTTTATGCATCTCTTAGAAGGAGAGAGGTCAACAGGTAGATAGGTCGGCAAGGGGGTTTTTATGGGTGGATAGATAATGGCATCGCAAAATTCTTGATAAAATTGAATTCGCTTAAcacctaaataatttttgattggAAATAGATAAGTAATTGCTGAAAATCCAGTAACGTTCATGCGGTCATTTAACGTAAAAGGTAAACACAGCCTGCAGGTAGGTGATTTCAAGGTTGCCACAAGCAGCGTGAATTAAATCTAATTTGGATAGACACACAAGTAAAGAATAATGATTCGTTTCGCAACTTATTCGCCCAGTTATTTGCATTTGGAGAGAATTGCATTAACACAATCATTCAAGGATACTTTATGAAAGAAACTTTTGCAAAAACAGAATAAAACACAAGTTTTTGTCTGTTAGACgttttatttctgaaatatataatttccaacattattaaatatctAATTCAAGCACCATTTAAGCTTAGATTTTGAGCCTAATACAAATTTGACTTTGCTCAACTTGTTTCTTAACGACTTTGTTATGAACAGGTCTggttattaaatataaagtaatgaacaaaaagaagaaaaatatatctgGCTAAATTTGagcattatttgaaattaaattacataattcTGTTCTTTTAGTTAAGTGCTGTTTCTGGGCCCCATTCAGCTATCCAACTTAGAAACACAGGAAGCAAATTTCAGCGCCAAAGATTCCTAAtcctttccaattttttcctggaaataGGCTATGGATTCTTCCTACGCCTCTGGAGAAAAACCTGTCTCCATTTACTCTCTGCACAATGTTGTTTATGTAAACAACAATCAACAACATAAAGCCACTGATTTTATCACCACCCGTAACACTTTACTTTATATTAAACCAACATATTCAAACTAGGAACTGGTCAACTGCCAGGTCCCTATCCAAATCATGCTTGTATTTGTTCTATATTTTGATCCAATAAATTTGTGCCCTATACTTAGGAAATATCTTGTTTATTCATATGTATACCGCAGGAAATATATTCTACAAATTTATAATTCAAATTACACTTGGCTACATGGCAGTTCCGCGATTCTAAACACCGAATACGATAACGTTTTGATCGCGTTttcttaaaagtaaattttcagaCAATATAGGTATTCAGGCCTACATATGCCAAATTAAGACACATGCTATAGGAATTCAAATaaaggtaataataataataataataaaagtggtAAATGACAGTTAAATCACAATAAATGTCAGAATCCTTTTGTGAAGATTACTAACAATTGCTACTACCCTAGACAATAGTGGTCAAggtataaaaacatttaacactATTTACTTTCTAACTTTACTTATCAATAATCAGTACAATGTTCACTTACCAATTGATTCTGAGCAAATGAAATATCACAAACTCTCCCCCATGAGACTGGTACAGAGTCATATAACCTACTAGGTTCCCACCCTACAATTTTAAGATAGTCTCGAACTCCTGTAAACAAACACTCTCCATCTGGGTTGAAACACAAAGATCTCACAGCACCTAAATCACTCTCACtagaaactaaattaaaatgttctaaatCCAAGAAGTTCACTGTTCGATCCACACCACCAGTAGCAAGAAGAAAGTCCTGAGGATGAAACTCTACACACGACACTGCATTTAAATGATCAGAAAATTCCTTCAATACCCGACCAACACGTAAATCCCAAATTTTCACTTTAGAATCTTCGCCTCCGGAGGCAATCCACTGGgcatgaggactaaatttaaTACTATTAACTGTTCCTTGATGTCCATTATATGAATAAATAACTCCCTTTTTTCGAGTATCCCACAATTTAATAGTGCTGTCCCCACTTCCAGAACATAACATGTCTCCATAAGGATTGAAGTCTATACATTTTATAGTCTGTTTATGGCCATTGAGAGTTCTAACTAATTTAGCTGCTTCCAGATCCCATACTTTAAGAGCACCAGCTCTGGAACCAGCACACACAATTTCTTCTAACTGGTTGAACTGAACACAGTCAATTGGTGTTAGGTGTCCACTTAAGGACATAAAACAGCTCTGCTTGCCTACTGCCCATAAGTTTACCTTCTTGTCATCTCCCCCAGTCACCATAACCCTCCCCGATTTGTGCCCCAATGCCACACAGTTTACATTGGCATTGTGAGCTTGAAAATCCTCTGAAAAATATACTGATATTTTAGTAAAACTGAAAGATATTTTGCATCTAAATATACTTACGGAGTTTCCATGATCTTTTGCTCAAAGATGCCAGTGAAGCCATAATATTCAGAACTGAATTCCATACAGGGGTTTGGAGACGAAatcattttaattgaattattaccCCCATTGGTGCTTTACGACACATACTTTATAATCTGAGAAGCAATTTATTTTAGCAGAAAACAAGACAAGATGTTGGAACTGGAATCAAGGAATCAACTGTAATCACCAAGGAAGGGCATGGAACTAGGGAAAGAAAGAGAATTTAAGTGTAAAAAACTGGTATTGCGATATTCTGACTGTCTTCTAGAGATAATAATACGATATTGCTTTAAAACTGAGCTAATACGGCACAATTTAAATCTTTCACGAATGAGTAAACTGAGAGCAACAAGCTGCAAGTAGTACAGGTTGTCCTTCCCAGCTTCAAAActccttttaaaaaatattaaatattgaaaaaaattgattgaagGTTGAAGGATGTCTTTTGTCATTTGACAGGAAACTGACGTATTGTTTGTAGGAAAAGCCAATGTGAAGGAAATGATCGGAAATCTGAAAGTATCAATCATAGTGTGAGTGTGTCATTTGTCAAGACTCGAACAAGACTACGTTATCTAAATCTTATCTCCCACGTAATCGAATTATGCATGTATTAGGTGAAATATTGCTTCTATAATGCATGTATAACAAATatctacaaaatatttttatacgtaTCAGTTTGTCTTGCGGGTCATGAAGTGCCACTTCCAGCACCTGAATGCGTGCGGCAAATCTATTTATAGCCGGTCCGCAATTTAAGCTGTCAGTTGTTGCTGTAACTTTTATAGGTTAGATAGCgctccaaatttgaaaaaatactaatataattttttttcttataaaatttattgaataaattgtGAAGTTAGTTTGATTAATAAGTTATTTATCTCTTCCGCAACTCCATCTATTTTGAACGAAAATCTCTAGGTAGGAGCTAGTTAGCAAAGAAATTAGCGACAATTATAAGAAGAGTCGGTGATTTTTgaactattaaaaatagaattccCCACTTACATAGCTGTTTATTTCCAGTATTTGCATCTTTTTCCACAACTCTTAAAACTTTCAACACAAcctctattttttattcaattataaattcaaagtGAGTAATTATGTCTTAACCCAATTTTGGGGTGgcacaaaatatattttattacatttttttacatacttAGAACCACTATCTTGATGTCTAATGCAGAAAAACCACAGAAATATGGGCGCCGCATATTTAGTGATAGGTGTCCATTATTACGAAGTGCCTCTACCCCTGAAATTGATGGTACCTGTAAATTACTCCAAAagtaagttttattttcacattttaccattattcagtaatttaaaatatgaacaaaCTGGTTATCAAGTTAAAAGCACACCCTTGAGAGCACCTGCAAAATTGTTTGGGTAGATTTGTGATTAAAGCCTTAGAAAcacaatttcattatttccacCTTTAATCTAACATTTTAGAAGAAAACAACAATCTCTCAAGTGTAATATTGTTGCCAATCCACTGGACATGCCAAAAATAAGTGAACATGTGGGTGAAAATGAAGATGGTGCTAGAAAGGCAATGAGATTTCAAAATGCAAGCTTTGATTGTGATTGTTATGGTACAAATCCTTATAATGATATTGCTGCAATGTCAgttataaatttgtataaaagtGCCGAGAATTTAGATCATGATATGAATACATGCAGGTAAGATTTGGTGAACATGTcataaaagaagaaaattttgtacttGATTTTGTGGAtctaattttatcatttttaataaaaattctttgatCCTTTCTTGACAATATTCAAGAAAGGAATTTTAAGTATATTGTTagttaaacgaaaaatttttagaatatcCTTCatcaaagtatcaaaagtatcaaaattcaatacttCTTGattattccatactttttacTCCCTGCATTAGTAATTGATTCTACTAAGTTAAAGGTACATTTCAGTTATAggttgttaataaatttgaaatattgagaataaaaattgGAGCCTACATAAAGAGTAGACACACAAACTTTGATTTTTCCTTTACTTATATTCCTTTCATCAAAAAGATAGGGAAAAATGCTAAAGAGGAATTTACACAACCTACcttcttataaaaaaaattatgtgtagTTTATGGAGCCCAATATATTACCTATCTCAAACAACTTCCATTTCTGTTGTATAATTCCTGGCAgaagaaatattcattttaaagcACTTTATCTACTTTATGATGATAATGATAGTTTTTTTCTGCATTAGGTATAgttcatatttaatttcttatttttgttatataattttttatgttgttATGTTTTCCCCTATGGTTAAGTTATTACTTCGAAATATCAATTACTTACATTGGTACTTTGGATACGACAATAAGCACGACATTTTCATAAGATTCGATAtctatacttaaaaaaatcatggaaatttcattcaaattcgTCCAACAGTTTGcgatattaacaaaagtcttgatttattttctagtCTATATAAAACTCTATTGTAAATGTAATTATCATTTAATGGAATCGAACATTTCCTGTCGTTtctttaattcatttaaaagacGAACACACATAATAATAACAtcgaaaatatcgattttcaTTGTCATAGGAGTGTTACAACTCTTTTAGATGCGTGTCTACCAATGAAACATAAATAGgatcattttattattacaaattaCTAGTAGCAAGGGAATTGTGTGTATTTTGTTATAAAGTAATGAAAAAAGCGTGAAGTTGTGTGACAGTGTGTCTTAGTGTGCGTTCTCCAATGAATTGTAGAAGACGCAGTTaagaagatatttatttactatacgttaaatttttatatatttatttcttcctCATTACCAATTAATCCAATTGCGTTTTGAATATGACAACCATAGAATATTGAGAAgtaagtaatttaaatttcgtagaattttgttgtttgaatatttcctttttttacttaaagttatttataaataaatttacagcGATTTGGAgcgaaaatatcattttctattaattttcagAGATTTTCTGCATGCCGAAGctggaaatttgaatttaaatcaagacatcataaaaaatcaaaattcaaataacgCTACTTCAGTACCAGAGCCCCCAGTggaagaaactaaaaaaacgtTCAAAATGTATAATCAAGTTTATCCTAATCAAAACCACAATTCTTTGAATAAGTCATATgaatctaaaacaaaaaagtgtCCAAGACCGACTATATTCTTTGATGATGGCAAAAGGTACGAAAAAGTGTGGAATGGTGGTGTTTCAATaaacagtacaaaatttgagCAAGGACAGATTTTGTGCAGGTGCAATTCTAATTTGCGAgagatttgtgtttgaaatGTGACTTGGCGACATTATGAACCGCATCAATAGCTACATATGTcgataacaaatatttacagaCATCGGAAAGGTTGGCGCGAACTTGTTATGTTGctagtaaattttatttatttgacaaaatttcaatgatttcaaatgaataatttctaATACATCAACCttccatttaattttcaacaaatttaataagtaattcCATCTGAATCATTCATTACGGGTAACTTGTTTCTTGCCTGTAGGTCTGTAGATTTTGTTTTGGTTTGGGATTCCTCAAATGAAGATGCATGTTCACCTTCTGCACAAGAAATGCGAcgcattttcgaaaaaaatctgGTAGAAGAAGGTTTAGAACTGGAATATGAACCTGTAGAGAATCATAAGCTGTAttttataaaagtaattttggaataattgaatttacacaagaaaatttgtatttgtttcTCTAGATTCATACTCCTAGAGAAGTACTGAGAAGATacagtgaaattttgaaattaagaatGCCCATGAAAGAGGTAAGGCAAGTTCTTCTCTCATAGTGTTGCgcttgatttatttatttttcattcaagCTTTTAATGCATTTATATTGCACTTTACGCActgtattaaacattttatttattcttagGACCTATGTAAATTACCCCGAGAATACAGACAGAATAATTTTGGTAGTTCCTACTTGACccaaaaggtattttttaaacgagttCAAATGCATCGTTTATATTTACGTTATGGCTGCGGGCAGATCTAAGTTCATTTCACGCACAATTCTCGCAATTTAAAGCAAGAATAGGTAGCCGCTGTTAGTAGTTCGAGAAGCGATGCATTCGAATGCTCTACTTGtcagtttttctttttaagggGAGGTGTGTTggagtttttgtattttttgtttgtttcaagaggaaatttcataaaaatacaagttttagatatacagggtgtttttcttgtgttttgtttttaaatgactGGAAATAATATCTGATATAGGTGAATTTAAAGTACCATATTCAATTGAACCTGTTTTTGCTACAAAATATAGTTCTTTTAATATTGGTAGATATTGCGCCACACttatttttctgcaaataggcttttatttttttatttttaatgaaaataatttttctaagtAAGGTTTAACAATAAGAGAGCATTAAAGTAAAGGGTTTCTCTGTATTGTTCCCTTACTATTTGACATATATCCATACTTCTTGGTTTATTTTACACATTCTAACCATCACAAAAGTTTGCCATACTAACAGCAAATCACGGTTTACAGCTCTAATCCTTCACATTGTCAGCTAATTAAGtagtttagaaaaataaaatttaatagatacCAGCCTTCAGACAAGTATCTCGTAGAAcgaatttccttttaaaagaAGTAAATGACCGGTGGGAGAAAATAAGGGAATGGATTTTTGTGGACAAGGAAAAATTCCCTGAAAAAGCCGAACAACGGTTTACTGCTATTTATAGTAGAGATAGAGAATACCTGTAAGTTCGTACCTGTAGTGTGGCTAGatattaaatgagaaaaaatattctctttaGGTTTGATACTGAGTCGCCTTGTTTTTTCACGCCAGCGATTCACTCTCGAATAGTTCAGTTTATTCTAGATCGAAAGCGGTTTAGCGATAATTTTAAGAACGATTTTGCATTTGGCATTGAAAGACTCGTAGATGAAAATATATACGAAGCGGCATACCCTTTGCACGACGTGAGTTATTCTACTTATTATGTGCAAAGTTTACGTCGTGGACCTTTCAGGGCGATTTAATAGCAGAAGGCACAGTTCGCAACCTTCTATACACTGAATGGGCTTCGATAAAGAAGTGGTACAGATACCAACCCTTAGACTGTGTAAAGGAATATTTTGGGGTTAAAATAGCGCTTTATTTTGCCTGGTTGGGGTATTACACCCACATATTAATTCCTCCCGCATTTGTTGGCGTTGCCTGTTTTATTTACTCTTTATCCACTATGTACCAGAATAAGCCAAGGTAACagataataagtaaaatttgaaatttatattaaaaaagatTCATTTTAGTAATGATATTTGTCAGTtgaatttgaagcacaaaATGTGTCCGTTGTGTGATGTTTGGTGCGATTATTGGAATCTCAATGAAACTTGTGTTCACTCTAGAataacttatttatttgacAATTCTACTACTGTGTTTTATGCTGTTTTTATGTCGTTTTGGGGTAAGTTCGGATAGACAGAGCTTTTCAATACaggaatataatttaaagctttaaaatagataaaaatatttttgcggCAATTTAAGACCGAATTATAAACGTTCTGTTAATTGTAATATCAAAGTCGTTCCCATAGAAATGAAGATTCTGACCAATACCTACTCTGTgactcaaaaaaatgtttttattaaaattacttttgcaAGTAAAGTTGCCGACACAATAATcatttggctctaatacaGGGACTCGTTCTACTAATTTTTCAATCGactcttaaattaattgtatATTTGTTACGCATTTATCGAATTTTAGCAACCACTTTCTTGGAAATGTGGAAACGATACTCAGCTGAAATAACCCATCGCTGGGACTTAACGGGATTCGACGTTCAGGAAGAACATCCCAGGCCGCAGTACTTGGCTAGATTGGCGCATGTCAAACGCAAATCAGTGAATGTAATTACGAATACCATGGAACCTCACGTGCccttttggaaaataaaagttcCCATGACGATATTTAGTTTTTCATGTGTTTTGTTGTTGGTaagaattgaataattttgttctcgTGAGTCCAATAGTTGAAATTGTAATTTCATCTTCATGgttaattaagaatttataATATTAGGGTGACAGTTCTTAATATAGTTactgtaatttaataaatttcctagaaGTCTCACACGTTTTCTAGGTTTGCATGGCGTTCGCCACTGTCCTTGCAGTAGTTCTATATAGAATGTCAATTCTAATTACTTTAAAAGGCTTTTCTGATAAAATGGTCAACAGCTCTGCTATTTTGTTTACTACTGTGACTGCTGCATCTATTAATCTAGTAGCGATCGTTATATTTAACCAAGTAAGTAAGACGTGAAATATTGATATATCAAATCCTGTCTAATGGTACATTTTCAGATATATACATGTGTGGCCCAGTACCTGACagaatttgaattattaagaACCCAAACCGAATTTGATGACTCgcttactttaaaaatatacctCCTCCAATTTGTGAATTACTATgcttctattttttatattgcgTTTTTTAAGGGAAAGTTTATTGGATCCCCTAAGAAGTATAATCGGATATTCGGCTATAGGCAAGAAGAAGTAAGTGTATTTATTGTGCGTACTATAGTGCTCCAGTactttttccaattaaaaaaataatttcaaatgattAAAGAACAACACCGTTGAACAAAGAACGTTAATATAAACTTATATACACAGATGcttggttttcgagataaaggaaatctaagttttatttattttataaaatgttgCTCATGATTCCGAcagcttttgattttttttgcttaaaattttggCGCCTTGTATTTCCAAATGCATTTTATATATAAGTGTATGCTGACATTTTGcgttaaaataaagtttaatataaGCTGTTAAGACGTCttactataaaaattcaatccccttgtgttcaaaaatattattgtccTTAGTGTGGTCCAGGCGGGTGCCTTCTCGAATTATGCATACAACTGGCAGTCATAATGGTTGGAAAACAAGCCATGAATACAGTCCTGGAGATGATATTTCCGttgtttttcaaatggttGAACACGTTAAAGGTATGCTGTGATGCTAAGGTAGGACGTTATGTGTCATTAAGGAAACCTGCCGCTTGTATTCTCTCACTGCATtactaaattaattgaatttttgttcattataaTAGCTCTTATGCAAAGCTTAATGCATTTTATGATTCGACGGTGGactttaatatattatattaaactATCGGCTTGGCTaaatttttaggtaaaaaCTGGTTTTTCGAAAGAACAACTTTCGTGTAAAGGATGTCGACCACAATGGGAAAAAGACTTTAAGTTAGTCGAATGGGGTCCGAGAAGCTTATTTCCTGAATATTTAGAAATGGGTAAGCAATATTTGGAGGTATAGGGCAGTCTACTTCGTGGGACAGTATAATTGTTCACACTTTGTTTGTGAGAGTCCACTTGACACGATAATCGTTCAAAATGACAATTATTCAGAAAGTTCATTTGCAGGTTTACGAACTTCCCTACCAATTTCTGTAATTCCAGACCTACATGAACACTTTGAACAATTAATTCGGTCCAATTATCTCAAAACTCCTCACACTTATAATAATCGTTAAACGATGAACTATTCctcaataattgttttcagttcTTTAACAAATGTACATACAACAATCCATTgatacttttattatttttacagtATTGCAATATGGATTTGTGACTATATTCGTAGCGGCGTTTCCCTTGGCACCGTTTTTCGCGCTTCTTaacaatattttag is part of the Euwallacea fornicatus isolate EFF26 chromosome 8, ASM4011564v1, whole genome shotgun sequence genome and harbors:
- the subdued gene encoding anoctamin-4 isoform X4: MSNAEKPQKYGRRIFSDRCPLLRSASTPEIDGTCKLLQKRKQQSLKCNIVANPLDMPKISEHVGENEDGARKAMRFQNASFDCDCYGTNPYNDIAAMSVINLYKSAENLDHDMNTCRDFLHAEAGNLNLNQDIIKNQNSNNATSVPEPPVEETKKTFKMYNQVYPNQNHNSLNKSYESKTKKCPRPTIFFDDGKRSVDFVLVWDSSNEDACSPSAQEMRRIFEKNLVEEGLELEYEPVENHKLYFIKIHTPREVLRRYSEILKLRMPMKEDLCKLPREYRQNNFGSSYLTQKIPAFRQVSRRTNFLLKEVNDRWEKIREWIFVDKEKFPEKAEQRFTAIYSRDREYLFDTESPCFFTPAIHSRIVQFILDRKRFSDNFKNDFAFGIERLVDENIYEAAYPLHDGDLIAEGTVRNLLYTEWASIKKWYRYQPLDCVKEYFGVKIALYFAWLGYYTHILIPPAFVGVACFIYSLSTMYQNKPSNDICQLNLKHKMCPLCDVWCDYWNLNETCVHSRITYLFDNSTTVFYAVFMSFWATTFLEMWKRYSAEITHRWDLTGFDVQEEHPRPQYLARLAHVKRKSVNVITNTMEPHVPFWKIKVPMTIFSFSCVLLLVCMAFATVLAVVLYRMSILITLKGFSDKMVNSSAILFTTVTAASINLVAIVIFNQIYTCVAQYLTEFELLRTQTEFDDSLTLKIYLLQFVNYYASIFYIAFFKGKFIGSPKKYNRIFGYRQEECGPGGCLLELCIQLAVIMVGKQAMNTVLEMIFPLFFKWLNTLKVKTGFSKEQLSCKGCRPQWEKDFKLVEWGPRSLFPEYLEMVLQYGFVTIFVAAFPLAPFFALLNNILEMRLDAKKLLTMYRRPVSQRVRDIGVWYRILDSVGKLSVVTNGFIIAFTSDFIPRLVYRISQEGSLDGYLNNSLSYFNTSDFENHSRLGNGSVEQLCRTLLTITDIQIIGIHLGPQINTNPLLYTGIYWRRD